The sequence ATGTATCTTCAAGAAGATGTTGAAGAATCCAGTTTGGTCATTTGTAGAAAGCATGTGAAGAAGAAATGTTTGCAAAGTTAGAAAAATAGGCGTTGAAGATTACAAAATAAAGGCATTGCAGTATACACAAAGAAAGGTTTAGCTTATCCATTTTGTTTCTCTCCACCTCCAACCTTTTGGACTGTTGTTCTTGCACAATACCAATCTAGATATTTTTTTAAGACGGGCACAACAAGGAGTGAGGGAAAGATCATTACCCTTCATATTAGAAGTAGTCTGTTGTTAGTGCTCTTCTTGATCTTACATAACAACCATATGGAGGCTGGATATCAATCTCTGTCATGACCATACACAAGATAGTTGAGATCCTTGGAATGGTTTCAATTCGTGTATAGGAAGATGCCACATTTTATTCAAGATTGAATAAATTAGAAGTTGGTATATATCATTTTTTTAGTATGTGGTGCTAACCCTTGTATGATTTGGGGTTCATGTGATTCTGAGGTAGCTGTTTTGAAGCACCTTGGTGTAAAACGAAATTAAGTAACATAAGATGACACATTTTCAGCAGGTGGAATGGAGTGTATGGGAAGTTGTGCGAATGCTCCAATGATTACTATTGTTGATTACACAACTTTAGGTTTTCGAAGGATTTTCATACAACTATTATGAGGATGTGGCATCAAATCATATGTTATTGAGATAGTTGAAATACTAAGgcataaaaaaaaatccaaatcatACTAAGTCAAGTCTAATTGGTGGCAATACCATTTTCCATGGTGAACCAAAGCCTCTATCTTATCATGACTTTGATGTTCGATGATACTATTTTGGAGGTTGGTGGCACTAGAGGATGGAGGACTTCTATCATCTCaagttatatttttgctttgagATAATGCTTTGCATGAGAAGAATTTTTGGCTTTAGTTTTTCTAGCTTTTCTTTTAGTTTTTCTTATAGATGCTAACATATTCAAAGAATACATGTATTGTGAAGTTTTGATTTTTGGAGACACTTGTAATGGGTTAGGTGAAGAGCTCAAGTATGAATGGTTTCACAAGGAGTTCACAAGATAGTGATCGAAAGAGACAAGTTGGAGGATTGTTGTCGAGAATAATTTAGTTTCTATGATTTGAGAGTTCGAGACTAAGAGCTCAACGATTCATCTCAAAACTACACCTTTACAAGCTTCAAGATGCAACTTGGGGGAGTTCCACTTGATTCataatttggttctccaaggaaatATATTCTCAAGGAGTTACACTTGaatatgtatttattttatgtatTCAACAACTTTTGTTTTTAACCTCAAAGTGGGGCCCCTTAAGaaatagattaaaaaataaaaattacacaaGTATGGATCCAAACTATAATAAAAAATGGTATGAAATATATATGCAATCTATAAGTTTAATCTAATACCTTGGTGATGAAGGATAAAACCTAGCGACAAAACCCTAAGTGTTGTATGCGTAATGGAGGAAATCTAACTAAACACTTAAAATGAAAAACTACTGAAAATATCTAATTacatataaataaatttttattttttattttattacaaAAATGAATAGTGGAAATGACAAAGTCTTCAATTTAAATTTGAGGATCTTGACCAAGGAGACCAAGGTGATGCACAAACATCCACTTGTAGGATTGTAATCTCATGTAGAGCATGACCACAAGGGCACATAGAGAACACTAAAAACCAAACTGAATGCTCCAGGCAACCTATAAAATCCAGAAGTGAGTAATGCAACAACACAAGTAAGGAATGattcaaataataatatttaaatgattaaataataataataataaaaaataaccaTAAGAAAACCTCGGTGTGGTCAAGTACCCTTGAAATACATGCACACACAAATAAGAGGAGAGATATTTGGGGCTATTTTGTGACTTGCCTTAATCAAGTCCATGCTTTGGTTTTTCCACCTCCATAGTAGCTAGAATAAGACAGATAAATGATAActtaccaaaaaaataataaatgacttgataagggatgtgataaatcccaagatactTAAAGCCATAAGAAGGATATTACTAGAAAGGCTTGAGGAAGCCAAGAGAGTTGTATGATAATGTTGTGAGAGCTTAAGAGTGCTATAACGAGATGTAAAGAGTTGTGCATCAACAAGACAATGCAAGAGAGCTAAGAAAAGTCTAGATAAATGTTGTGTGGTGAAAAGATATATTTAAagtgagaagaggagggaaagaaagGCTCATCAAGCCATTACAAATTGTCTTGAGCCGTTTCATTGACCTAGGTAGGTGTCAAATGAAAGAAACAATAAGAAATGACCTTTAAACAATAAAACATAATGAGATGCTATTTCTACGTCTAGATGTTTGTGCTATGCATAATTTCCTAACAAATCACACTAAAAAATGATGGGAGAACATAAAATTGACACAAAATTTTTGCTAATAAAAAGGTATCCTAAGCATCTTAAGGAGAAGAAGGTTGATGCAAGGGTTGAAATGTGCCTAACAAATGCTAAGGGAGCAAATACTAATGTGGATATAAAagtgtagttgaaattgcaaggaTATGCAACTTCCAACTCTATAGTATGAAAGTCAGGTCAAGTATCCCCCAACCCATGTGGTACCATGAGATATGTTGCACCAATGTCACcagtcatgttaaaaagtttacctaGTCCAGTACAATCTCTAAATTTACTGGAGACTGACTTGTTTGTAAATCTTTTTTATCATTATATATTGGTGACTTTGTCACCTTTTACCAAAAAAATAAGTAAATTAAATGTGATACTTATCTTAGGATTTGATAATACAATATGATATTGAAGATATCAAGAATATATTTTCCTTGATGTGTTAAAATTATGACTTTGTCTAGATGAATGTCTTGGAATCTATAAACTAACCTTTTTTAACTCTAATCCAAAATTGTGTCTATACAACCAATCTTTATGCTTGTGGAAATGAATTGGTTTATATTATTATACTTCAACTAGTCATAAGTGGCTCAtggaaatgaatttttttaaagCTAGCACCTTGAATTTGGTTGCCTTTCATTATCATATCTATTTAATAAATGAAGTCACGTTTATAGACAGAATTTGGGAACTAACTAAATGGAGTTAATGTTCTTTTTAGTTAAGactctaataaaaaatatttaatgataATGAACCAAGGTCAAAGATAGTAGGCAAGAATGTAAAATGACTCAATGATGTGAACCAAGATCAAAGATAGTCAGAAAGCATGCAAAATGCTTATGATGTTGATGCAAGTGAATGAcacaattataatattttataatgttGTTATGATGCTCTTGTATGAATATTCATATCATAATCCTAAATGATCTAAATAAATTAGGGTTAATCCTTAAATACACAACTGCAGCATGTAATATGAGGTAAGGTGTACTTTAGCTATCTCATAATGACCTATAAGAGAGAGAcctgtaagagagagagagagagagagagagagagagagagagagagagagagagagagagagagagagagagagttaataaATTCAACTTTAAATCCTCGAGGTAGACATATGCTTGTAGAAAGGACTTGGGTtaatttcatatttgcatatttgaacTAGGGTGATAAATAGTGGAGATCCTTGGGATGAGCGATAATAGGAACAAGTAGAGATAAAGTTATGTATTGACTTTCATGTAAAATATGACATCTTGTACACTAGTTGATGCATAATGATTATGCAAATATTGTACAcctaaacaataaaataataaaaagcacAAGTATagaatttttaaattataattaaatataagatTTTCTAAAAtctttatattattaaaaaattctgATGATAAATGACTATATATttatataagttatttaaacttgaattaatattattaaacTAAATATTATCAAATCTTATATATGTATACAAATAAAAATCTTCTACTTGTAAACTACACTCATAATTTTACTTTTTATAAGgtaaaattttatattttgaagTTATTGTAACATGTGTCCTCTTATGTAAAAGTTTTAATAgtatttttgtctttttgtcattattAACATTTTCTTCATATATTTAGCCTCTAGCATAGATGAGACAATTGAGCCATTCCAAAACACAGATAATGATCGAGGTTTGAAACTAATTTAAAAGTTGTGTCCAAGCATGGGGTCTCTTGAGGTGTGGCCCAAGAAATTGGGTTCAGATTACCTAAATTGACTCAATAATAAAATCGCAATTTTGTGAGTTGTAAACGCtcatataaaaataaaatgatCCTTATGTATTAATAATGATACTAACAAGTTAATTAGACACATGATCACTTCTAATGACATAAGCATATAAGACTTTGGGGCCATAATGTTGATGGATTTTGTGCTACGCTTGAGTCCCATAAACTGCTTTGACGTCATGAACAGTACACAAATCTTCcattcattcaatcattcatttTTTAACTAAGAATGAAGAGTAAGAATACATAACCCACCTCATGAACAGTAGACAAATCTTCcattcattcaatcattcatttTTTAATTAAGAATGAAGAGGAATAATACATTACCCACCTCATGAGCCCACAACGGATAGGAGAATTGGCTTGGGCactgggtttgctccccattggtcttgaGTTCGACTTTCTGAATCCAGTGTTTATATAGTATGTCGCTGACTTGGATACCTTAGACaaaaaaaggaaaaacataaccCACCTCATAAACTGTACACAAATCTTCcattcattcaatcattcatttTTAAGCTAAGAATGAAGAGTAATAATGCATAAGCCACCGCTTTGATCTCTTCCACTTTTAACTCTCTGGTCGTTGTTTGGTAGCCTGACCCGTTCAAAAGGATGCAAAAAATCGAGTGGCCAAGATTTGGGTGAAGAATGACCTCAATCTACATGCTTGCTTATGCAAGCAGAAGGGCTCTCTACCTAGTAATTAGTAGCTTGATACGTAGGGCACAAGGTAAGTATGAAGGTTGCCGTGTAGAATAAAGCAGTGTATACTAAATTGTATATTAGTGCCGCCCAGGCCCACAACTTATCTCCATGACCCATCGCCGCTCTCCACATTTTCTTGCCTTACGTCAGCCTATGACAAGCATATCATACCTCCTTGGATTTTAACACAGGTCGGCTGTCAGACAACGTGCTTCGATTTTGACTGTTTCACGCCTCACACAACTTCATGGTGGCGACTCGGCGAGGTAGGCGTAAAAGAGAATCTGATTTATCTACACCACGCCACCGGCCATGACTTCACACACCAATTTTATATTACTTTCTCACTAGATTGCAAACGAACAGTGGCGATCTTTATAGTTACGCTTATCCACTCTTGAAGAATCATCTCTAGGCTTTTACTAAAACAAAAATCGTCTACTGGAACTTGGTGGGCAGATTTTTCTTGAACATGATGGGAACTTGGAGTAGGATTTACGATGGAGGAGATCTCGAAGCTGTTGTGAGAGGCAGCACACTTGTTTGCGCTACAGCTTCCTCTACTGATGCTTCTTGTTATTACAATGATCTGCTCACGAGATCTGGATGTTCCTTGGAAAATCATGATAAGGGTGTGACCCAAAGCAAGGATCATGCTTCTGAAAGTTTTGTTCCACTCAAAGATGAACACGCTAGTGATCAGGATAAGCCCACTATCTTATCACCTCCACAAGAACACAAGGCTGCTGTTACTTTAGATGCCTCTTCTAACAACAAAGTAGTCCACAGCAATTCGGCCACTGTTAAAATCGAGCCCAATGTCCACAATTTAACCAGGTTACCCGGCATTAGAAGAAGGTATGGGTTTTAGCTTTTGTCCACTGTAATGTTCAATTCTCAATCATGGTTTCATAGATTCATGGTCTCATAGACATCATTAAAACTCACTCATTCATTCAATCATAGTCTCATAGACGTCATGAAAACTCACTCATTcattcaattaaatcatttatacgACTGTTATGCAGGAAGAGTCAACAAAGACGAATTATGTGTGTTCCTGCTGCAGGAGGGTTGTGGAATAAGCACGGTGGCGGTGGAGTACCCTCTGACCTCTGGGCATGGCGTAAATATGGACAGAAGCCCATCAAAGGCTCCCCTTACCCAAGGTCTGTTTCAATCCATGTTTTTCATGAGTCCATCACACTGAAATGTGATTTTATATCTAGGGAGACGGTTATTCTTTATACAAAACAGTATCTGATAAAAAATACAATCTGTAAATCACAATGGATTTTTAAGCGATTTGTACTGGTTCGATCCTCTTAATTAATTTGTCTTCTCAATActgtaaaaatacaaaaaaattcttgaaaaacaaTTATATTATACAAATTTATGTTTTTAATCAACTACTGTTTTGTATGAAGAATAACAGTCTCCCTACTTAAAAGACTCAATTTTGTCAATTGTTTGCCATGCCCATGGAAATCCAGAAGTGTAGTACTGAAGTTGGGGAGGGTGTTTGAACAGGGGGTATTACAGGTGTAGCAGTTCGAAGGGGTGTCCAGCGAGGAAGCAGATTGAGCGCAGTCACACAGATCCCACTCTACTTGTCATCACATACACTGCAGAGCACAATCATGCCTGGCCCGCCTGCCGAAACGCACTTGCACGGTCTTCAAGACAAAGTGCACTCCGTAGCAACACCCATGAATTGTCTGTCCCTGTACTTCATCATGACTCATCACCTCACTCCTCTGCAAAACTTTCTCCTGCTCCCACATACGTGGCGGATGGATCGGCCTCGGCCCCACATTCAGAAGACAAGATGGAACT is a genomic window of Cryptomeria japonica chromosome 7, Sugi_1.0, whole genome shotgun sequence containing:
- the LOC131041825 gene encoding WRKY transcription factor 22 — protein: MMGTWSRIYDGGDLEAVVRGSTLVCATASSTDASCYYNDLLTRSGCSLENHDKGVTQSKDHASESFVPLKDEHASDQDKPTILSPPQEHKAAVTLDASSNNKVVHSNSATVKIEPNVHNLTRLPGIRRRKSQQRRIMCVPAAGGLWNKHGGGGVPSDLWAWRKYGQKPIKGSPYPRGYYRCSSSKGCPARKQIERSHTDPTLLVITYTAEHNHAWPACRNALARSSRQSALRSNTHELSVPVLHHDSSPHSSAKLSPAPTYVADGSASAPHSEDKMELHCVQNQQDDSAGIDQDLGFRADHDLFAGLGELPELYPKDFTLHSDDEAPSTVIDPFDLFNWAPLANNTPNS